Proteins co-encoded in one Saprospira grandis genomic window:
- a CDS encoding TetR/AcrR family transcriptional regulator codes for MGRKSKAEERKREILEHFYKVMLTEGFENSSIAKIAKSMDVNPSLLIHYFKTKEDMVVGLVDFLLERYEDAFLNMVISKENPQEQFDTVIDILFGHAWMQMSDQHSVFYACYYLSSRHDLIRERFQQMYNRFREVIEDLADRWIEAKIVRDFTPSQVAEYLIMLNEGLTYYEGVYRDPEAFMHRCEYLQKMVRKTLTA; via the coding sequence ATGGGAAGAAAAAGTAAGGCAGAAGAAAGAAAGCGGGAAATTCTCGAGCATTTCTATAAAGTAATGCTAACGGAGGGCTTTGAAAACAGTTCGATTGCTAAGATTGCCAAGAGCATGGATGTAAACCCTAGTTTGCTCATTCACTACTTCAAAACAAAGGAAGATATGGTGGTGGGCTTGGTTGATTTTCTGCTAGAGCGCTATGAGGATGCTTTTCTCAATATGGTTATTTCTAAAGAGAACCCTCAAGAACAATTTGATACGGTCATTGATATTTTGTTTGGCCATGCCTGGATGCAGATGTCGGACCAGCATTCGGTCTTTTATGCTTGCTATTACCTTAGCTCTCGGCACGACCTGATTCGGGAGCGTTTTCAGCAGATGTACAACCGCTTTAGAGAGGTCATAGAGGATTTAGCCGATCGCTGGATAGAAGCCAAAATTGTTCGGGATTTTACGCCTTCTCAGGTGGCCGAATACCTGATTATGCTCAATGAGGGCCTCACTTATTATGAGGGGGTTTATCGCGATCCCGAAGCCTTTATGCACCGTTGTGAGTACTTGCAAAAGATGGTGCGCAAAACGCTAACCGCTTAA
- the rluF gene encoding 23S rRNA pseudouridine(2604) synthase RluF, producing the protein MSQDNSISLNKYISSKGICSRREADRWIEEGRLKINGQLAKKGNRVSPGDEVLLDGKPLPKAPKKLYIAFHKPAGVTCTTDRRDRSNIVDFIGHKERIFPIGRLDKPSTGLILLTNDGDMVNPILRVENGHEKEYIVTVDKPINRRFVQRMAGGLPILGQITKKAQVEQLGPKRFRIILKQGLNRQIRRMCEYLGYEVRTLKRVRIMNIELDQLPKGQWRELSAQELKNLEKQL; encoded by the coding sequence ATGAGTCAAGATAATAGCATTAGCCTCAATAAATATATTAGCAGCAAAGGGATTTGCTCTAGACGAGAGGCCGATCGTTGGATCGAAGAGGGCCGCTTGAAAATTAACGGGCAATTGGCCAAAAAAGGAAACCGAGTGTCGCCCGGAGATGAGGTGCTGCTAGATGGCAAACCCCTGCCCAAAGCCCCCAAAAAACTATATATTGCCTTTCATAAGCCGGCAGGCGTAACCTGTACCACCGACCGTAGAGATCGCAGTAATATTGTCGACTTTATTGGGCATAAGGAGCGTATATTTCCTATTGGCCGCCTAGATAAGCCCTCTACGGGCCTTATTTTACTTACGAATGATGGCGATATGGTCAACCCCATTTTGCGGGTAGAAAATGGGCATGAAAAAGAATATATTGTTACCGTAGATAAGCCAATCAATCGCCGATTTGTGCAGCGTATGGCTGGGGGGCTGCCTATCTTGGGCCAAATCACAAAAAAGGCCCAAGTAGAACAACTCGGGCCAAAACGCTTTCGCATTATCTTGAAGCAAGGACTCAATCGACAGATTCGGCGGATGTGCGAGTACCTTGGCTATGAGGTGCGTACCCTCAAAAGAGTACGGATTATGAATATTGAATTGGACCAATTGCCCAAAGGCCAATGGCGAGAACTAAGCGCCCAAGAACTCAAAAACTTAGAAAAACAACTTTAG